The following is a genomic window from Periplaneta americana isolate PAMFEO1 unplaced genomic scaffold, P.americana_PAMFEO1_priV1 scaffold_85, whole genome shotgun sequence.
AAAGGCGATAGGGTTCCATAACTCCTTTACAAACTAAATCATCTATTAAAATCCCAATATACCCTTGATCTCTCCCTATAATAAGGGGTTCTTCTCCTTTTAATTTTTGAGCTGCATTGATTCCTGCCATAATACCTTGACCTGCAGCTTCTTCATATCCAGTGGTTCCATTGACCTGCCCTGCAAAAAACAAGTTTTTCACAAATCGACTTTCTAAGGACAAAGAAAGTTGAGTTGGATCAAAGTAATCGTATTCTACAGCATAACCCGGTTTTAAAACTTCTGCATTCTTCAAACCAGGAATCGTGCGTAAAAATTCTTTTTGTACATCTTCcggcaaagaagaagaaattccaTTGACATACATACTATTGTGGTAAAGAGTTTCTGGCTCTAAAAAAACTTGATGTCTCGCTTTATCTGGAAATTTTACCACTTTATCTTCAATAGAAGGACAGTATCTTGGTCCCACACCTTCAATTTTGTTCAATCCATAGAGTGGAGATTGATCCAAATTATTCGCAATAATATCATGCGTATTGGGATTAGTATAGGTAATGTAACAGTGGACTTTAGATTTTGGCAGTTCTTTAGTAAaatgagaaaaagagaaaaaataatcttGATTTTCTTGTACTTCTACTTGAGAATAATCTACCGTTCTAGAATTGATGCGAACAGGAGTACCTGTTTTCATTCGACCTTTTTGGATCCCTTTTTCTGCAAGAGAAAAACTTAATTCATCGGCACTTTTATCTCCGCTTCGCCCTCCTTGGGTAGTATAATTCCCCAAAAAGATTTTCCCATTCAAAAAAGTTCCAGCTGTAATAACAACCACCTCAGAAAAGAGATTTCCCACTCTTTCGGTATTCACTCCAACAACTCGCTCACCATCAAAAAGTAAACTCACCACCTTATCTTCTAACAACATAAGATTTTCTTGATTGTGCAGTACATTTTGCATATAAAGAGAGTACAAAACTTTATCCGCCTGGGCTCTAGGAGACCAAACAGCTGGTCCTTTAGACATATTGAGCATTCTAAACTGAATCCCAGTAGCATCAATAGCCTTACCCATCTCGCCACCTAATGCGTCTAACTCCCTTACCACTATTCCTTTTGCAATTCCTCCTACCGAAGGATTACAAGACATCTCCCCAATAAGATTGATATTCATAGTAATACAAAGAGTTTGAAAACCTTGACGAGCCAAAACCAAAGAGGCCTCTATACCTGCATGTCCTGCTCCCACAACAATAGCCTGTAGTGAATTTATACtatctatttttttcattttttccttccactAGAGcagtaaatttaacaaaaaacttGAAATAGGAAAAGAAAATATCTATCTTTATGGAGGAGTATTTTATGTGTGGAATTATTACTTATATcggaaataaaaatgcaaaagaaGTTCTACTAACaggtttaaaaaaaatggaatataggGGATATGACTCCTCTGGTCTGTTAATGATTAATCCTTCTAACAAAGAAGTTATTTTAGAAAAAGCCGTTGGTAAAATATCTgagctagaaaaaaaaatagaagatatCCCTATTTCTGACAAATTTACTGTAGGGATCGCTCATACTCGCTGGGCTACTCATGGTGGTGTTACCGAATTTAACGCCCACCCCCATTTTGACCAAACTCGCTCTTTCTTTCTCGTCCATAATGGAATTATTGaaaactataaagaaataaaaacctcTCTTTTACAAAAAGGATACAAATTTTCTTCTGATACGGACTCTGAAGTTTTATGCCAATTGATTGCTCATTGTTATGAGGGTAATCTCTTAGATGCCACAAAAAAAGCCCTATCCCTTACAGAAGGAGCCTATGGAATTGCCGTTATATATGTCCACAATCCCACAGAAATTGTATTGGCACGTAACGGTAGCCCTTTGGCTATTGGTAtcggaaaaaatgaaatgtatgccGCTTCCGACCCTAACGCTTTAGCCAGTTATACGCAGCAGATGGTTTTTTTAGATGATCAACAGGTAGCTCTGATAACACAGGAAGATTTTCAAATTACCTCCTTAAAAACCAACCAAATTGTGgacaaaaaaatagaagaaatctCCATAGATTTGACTCATATTGGTAAAGGTTCGTTCCctcattttatgttaaaagaGATTTTTGAACAACCCAGTTCTCTAGCGAATGTTTATAAAACTAAAATAGATTTTGAAAAACAGAAGATTCAGATTTCTGGTGTGTTTTTATCTAAAAAAGAGCTCAAAAACttacaaaaaatcaattttttggcGTGTGGAAGTTCTTGGCATGTAGCAATTATTGGAAAATACTATATGGAAAGGCTCGCACGTATACCCGCAGAATATGAATATGCCTCGGAGTATCGCTATCGCCACCCTATTGTAAATCCCAGAAGTTTTTATGTAGCCATTAGCCAGTCTGGAGAAACCGCCGATACCTTAGCCGCTATGAAACTAGTCAAAGAACAGGGTGCCGATATTTTTGGAATTACCAATGTCGTTGGTAGCTCCATTGCTCGTGAAACCAAAGGCGGTATGTTTATTCATGCAGGGCACGAAGACGGAGTGGCTGCCACTAAAACATTTACCTCCCAAATTATGGCAGTGTTGTTATTGTCTCTGTATATGGGTGTACACAATGGAAATCTGGAACCTAATTTGTATCACGCCATTTTGGAAGATATTCAGACCTTACCAGAAAAAATAGACCGAATTTTGGACCAGGCAGAAGCCATTAGGGTTATTGCAGAAAAATATGCCCATTATGAAGATGCTTTATTTTTAGGAAGAGATGTTCTTTTTCCTATTGCTTTAGAGGGAGCTTTAAAACTTAAAGAAATCTCCTATATTCATGCAGAAGGCTACCCAGCTGCCGAACTCAAACACGGTCCTCTTGCCCTAGTAGATGAGAAAACCCCTAGCTTTATTATAGCTACTCAAAATCCTCTTTACAAAAAAACTATCTCCAACATTCAGGAAATCCGTGCTAGAAATGGAAAAACTGTTATTATTGCAACAGAACACGATAGAGAAATTCGATCCTTTGCAGATGATGTTATTTATGTACCGCATATCCATGAGTATTTACAACCTCTTTTAGCTACTATTCCTTTACAATTATTAGCATATTATATTGCCACAAAACGAGGAATCAACGTAGATAGACCTAGAAATTTGGCAAAAAGTGTTACCGTAGAGTAAACTTATgaaaggtaaagaaagaatgttATGGGTATTTATCACTGGATGTCTAGCTGGTACCTTATATTTTTTTCACCTTTCTCCTTTCAAAGATACGGCTGATAATTTAACCACAGACAGCATTCACTATCCTCTGCTAGACATAGCCAATAGCTATTTACAAGAATATTATATTTCGCCCGAAAAGCTGGATAGAAAACAATTATTGTATGGAGCCGCTGAAGGCTTGTATAAAGCCACTGGAGATGAGTATACAGCAATATTTCCACCCcatgtttttaaagaatttaCCGCTGATATTTCTGGAAAAATTGCTGGTATTGGAGTGTACTTACAAAAGCAAGAACAagatatttttattctttctttagtTCCTAAATCCCCTGCTATTGAAGCAGGGCTTAAAATAGGTGATAAACTTATTAATATCAATGAAATTCCCATTAGTAATTTTTCTATAGAGGAAATTTCTAGTCgtatacaaggagaagaaaacagtTGGGTAACCCTAGATATTTTTAGACCATCCACACAACAATACAAAAATATCAAAGTTTTAAGATCTGTTATCTCACTACCTTCTGTGTTTTCCCAGATAATTAAGGAAACAATACACTATATAAAAATCACCGATTTTAGCGATAATACTGCTGATGAAGTAAAAAAAGTACTAAAACTTCACTCTCAAGCCCAAGCTCTCATTTTAGACCTAAGAAATAATCCAGGTGGACAGATCGATTCTAGTAATACTATTGCAGGTTTTTTATTACCTGAAAAAACTCCCATTGTTTCTATCAAAAGTCCTCATCCCGAAGAGAATCTCACTTATTACACAAAACCAAAATCACTTCTTGTAAACTTAAAAAGACCCATCGTCGTTCTTATTAATGAGCAAAGTGCATCAGCTGCAGAAATACTTGCAGCCGCTTTAAAAGATAATAACAGAGCTATTTTAGTAGGGAAAAAGACTTATGGAAAGGGCTCTATTCAAAGTATTTTTTCCGCTGAATACGATCATGAAACTTTTGGTATTAAAATTACTACTGCTCATTATCTTACTCCTTCTGGCAAAGATATTAACCATATTGGAATTCAACCCAATATCAGCGTAGATCTACCTACAATTACTCCATTGGAACAAACAAAACTAGATAGTATTTTAGAAAATCGCTTGTTGGAAAAAAACTTAGGTAACCATTTGGAATACCCTCTTACCTTAGAACGGTTCGCTAAAATTCAGACCGATCTCCTAGAAAATAATCTAACTATCCCTGCAAACTTACTTCGCAGAATTATTCAAGAACAAAAAAATATAGTTCAGGGTCAACTCTACACTGTAGAGTGGAATTTTGATTCTCAACTGGCAAAAGCTATAGAAACTGTACAAAAAAATCTCAAAGGATAATTATGAACCCAAATGTTATTAGTCAATTTATTGAACCCTACAATTTTATTACCATCAGCCCTAATACTTCTTTACAAGACATTctagtaatattaaaaaataaggtAAATACTTTCACCCccattattgttaaagaaaataatcaaTTATTAGGTTATCTCCCGTTATATATTTTACCTTCTATGATACTCCAAGCTCAAGCCTCACAAAAAAGTTTTTCCCACATACTGgtggaaactttttttattgctCCTCCTCCTATTGTTTCGGAACAGGCAGAAATAGACCAAGTACTGAAAACAATGCAAACTCATCATTGTTCTTTACTTTTAGTACAAAACCCACAAAATATTCTCGTTTCCACTATTTCCATCGATCAAATTTTGACAGTACTCGAGATTAAAAAAGCCCTCTAGACTTTTTActgaaaattgtttatatttattgggcaaataaaaaaaactatttgaggAGGTTTTATGCCGAAATTGTTATCATTTGATGAGGAAAGTCGCCAAAAACTTTTTACGGGTGTGGAAAAACTAGCCCATGCCGTAAAGGTAACACTTGGTCCAAAAGGTCGTAATGtggttttggaaaaaaaatttggGGCTCCTAATATTACTAACGATGGCGTTACCATTGCTAAGGAAATAGAATTAGAAGACCCTTTTGAAAATATGGGGGCTAGCTTAATTAAAGAAGTCGCTACCAAAACAAACGATTCTGCTGGAGATGGAACAACAACAGCCACTGTTTTGGCTTATAATATGATCAAACACGGGCTTAAGGTAGTTGCCGCTGGTGCTAATCCTATGGACATTAAAAGGGGTATGGAAAAAGCAGTAGCTCAATCTGTAGAAGCCATCAAAAAAATCTCTCGTCCAGTGGGAGATAATAAAAGTATTGCTCAGGTAGCCACTATTTCTGCCAACAATGACTCTTTTATTGGAGAACTTATTGCTAAGGCTATGAAAGAAGTAGGAAACGAAGGAGTCATTACTCCAGAAGAAGCTACCTCCACCGAAACTACTTTGGATTTGGTTTTAGGTTTACAGTTTGACAGAGGATATGTTTCACCTTATATGGTAACCAACACAGACAACATGACTGCCAACTTAGATGAtgctttcattttaattacagataaaAAAATCTCTTCTATGAAAGATCTTCTCCCAATACTGGAAGGTATTGCCCAAACAAGAAAaccattgttaattattgctgaAGATATTGAAGGAGAAGCTTTGGCTACTCTCGTTCTTAATAAAATCAGAGGAACCCTGAATACTGTTGCTGTTAAAGCCCCTGGTTTTGGAGATAGAAGAAAAGCTATGTTGGAAGACATTGCCATTATGACAGGCGGAAAAGTTATCACAGAAGAACTCGGTTTGGAACTAGAAAAAACAACCGTAGAAGATCTAGGAAAAGCCAAAAAAATCTCTATTAATAAAGACAACACTACTATTGTAGAAGGACAAGGACAAGAAACCGAAATCCAAGCTCGTATTAATCAAATCAAAAAATTAATGGAGGATTCTACTTCTGCTTACGATAAAGAGAAACTCCAAGAAAGACTGGCAAAAATGGCTGGTGGTGTAGCTGTTATTAAAATCGGTGCCGCTACCGAagtagaaatgaaagaaaagaaagctcGTGTAGAAGATGCTTTAGCTGCCACTAAAGCTGCTGTAGAAGAGGGGATCGTTCCTGGTGGTGGTGTAACTACCGTACGTGTTGCTAAAGAGTTAGAAGCATTGGAAGCTAGTTTGACTGGAGATCAAAAAATTGGTGTTTCCATTGTCAGAAAAGCTCTAGAAGCTCCTATCAGACAGATAGCCGAAAATGCAGGTTTTGACGGTGCCGTTATTGCAGAAAGAgctaaacaagaaaaagaaaatattggtTATGATGCTCAAAATAACGAATGGGTCAACATGTTGGAACGAGGAATTATTGATCCTGCTAAGGTAGAAAGAGTCGCTATTGAAAATTCAGCCAGTATTGCTGCCTTATTTTTAACTACAGAATGTGCTGTGGTAGATAAACCCCAAGAAGAATCTGCTGCTCCAGCTATGCCAGGCGGCATGGGTGGAATGGGCGGTATGGGTGGAATGTATTAATCGTACaacataaaaattttacaatgtacGAAAGAAATTCTGCTTCTTACCAAAACACAAAAAGAGAGATCCTCTCCTTTCCAGAAGGAGAGCTCTCTTTGAGTTTGAGTTTGAGTTATTGCAAAAAAAATCCTAAATATTCCGAACAGCCATTTTTATTACTTCAAGATGTCTCTATAAAAGAGCTTCATACCgtattatttcgttttttgcaAGTAAGACCACGTTCTGTATGGGAAtgcgaaaaaaaattacaaaaattaggCTTTTTACCcctagaaattaaaaaaagtattgattatttccTCTCCCAAAAATGGCTGGATGACAAGGTATTTGCACTATTTCTTTTAGAAGGAACGCAGTCTGATAGACCTGTCGGTGCTTATACTATTcaacaaaaattaaaagaaaaacatgtGGACTCGGAAATCATTCATCAAATTCTTTCAGAGTATCAAAAAGAAAATTCTTTTGAAGAAGACGGTTGGAAGCTTTTACAAAATCAACTTTATCGttttgaaaaatatgaagatCCTCATAAAAAACGCGAAAAAATTCAAGCCTACCTCTATCGACGAGGTTTTTCAggagaagatataaaaaaaattttgaaaaaactttaattttttcactCCTATGCCGAGAATAATATCAGTGAATGTGGTTCCCCTCCCAATACCACATTTCGCCAAGGGATAAGATTAGTCTTGTcccttatttttttaatctttatccGTTTGCCACTCTTTATGACGGATATTCACCccagaaaaaacataaataagATCTTGTGCTAAGTTGGTACAGTGATCCCCTGCTCTTTCCAGATTTTTGGAAATGGTGACTTGATTGATAAAAAAGTTTACATGTTGAGGTTCGCTCATACAATGCTGTAAAACTTGTCTAAAAAGAGTACTGTTGTTTTCATCTATTTTTGCATCCAAAGTTAAAACTTGTCTGGCAATGTCCATATCTTCTTTATCCAAAGACTCTTTAATCATTTGGAgcatttcttgaaaaatattgtgattttctacaaGTAAAGGATTTCTTGTAACGGATGGATCCACTCCATAAAATCCATTTTGAACAGTAACATGAGCACGAGACGCAATATTATAGGCAATATCTCCTAACCTTTCTAGGTCCGTATTCATCTTGATACTCATCACAACTTTTCTTAAATCAAAAGCAACAGGATGTTCCAAAGCAAAAATACGAATAGCCTGTTCGTCAATCATATTCTCGTATTCGTTGATCGTGTCTTCCAAACTATTCACGGATTTATAAACACTCTCTTGATGTTCAAAATAATAGTTCATAGCACTATTCATAATCTCCTCTGTCAACCCTAACATAAAAAGCAGTTTCTTATCTAGCTCTCTTAACAAAGTATCCAAACGTAACATAAATCCCCCCCTACCCAAATCTTCCTGTGATATAATCTTGTGTTAATATATCTCTAGGTGTTGTAAAGATAATATCGGTAGAACCATATTCTACAATTTTTCCCATATAAAAAAAGGCAGTATAATCGGATATTCGAGTCGCCTGTTGCATATTGTGGGTAACAATAACAATggtatatttttctttcaaagaaAGCACAAGTTCTTCTATTTTCTTTGTAGAAATGGGATCTAAAGCGGAAGTGGGTTCGTCCATAAGAAGTATTTTAGGTTCTACAGCCAATGTTCTTGCAATGGAAAGTCTTTGTTGTTGTCCACCTGAAAGAGAAGTTGCACTAATTTTCAACTTATCTTTCACTTCTCCCCATAAAGCCGCTGCCGTTAAACTTTTTTCTACAAGCTCATCTAGTGTAGATTTGTCTTTAATACCCCATATTCTAGGACCATAGGCAACATTATCataaatagaaaaaggaaaagaactaGGAGTTTGAAAGACCATTCCCACTTGTCTCCGTAAACTAATAACATTCATACTCTTAGAGTAAACTTCCTCATCATAGACTTTTAAAGAACCTGTAATACTAACATTAGGATATAGGTCGTTCATTCTATTGACACAACGCAAAAAGGTAGATTTCCCTGATCCTGAAGGTCCAATGAGGGCACTCACAGAATTTTCAGGAATACCAATAGAGACATTTTTGAGAACATGTGTTTTTTCTTTGTCATTttgataatacatatttaaatctgAAGAACTaatgacaatattttttttcatttattaactcCTGTCTTTTCTCATACGAGATCTCATAATCAATGTGACCATACTCAGTAAAACTACCAACAATACTAAAACTAAAGAACTTCCATAAGCCGCTTGTGTTGCTTGTGCTTCCATAGAGTTTTGCGTTGCCAATGCAAAAATATGATAGGGTAAAGCCATAAAAGAACTAGATAAAGAATAGGTAGGATGAGCAATATAATAAGCCACTCCTGTAAATAAAATAGGTGCAGTCTCTCCTATAGATCTAGTTAACGAAAGCATAATACCCGTAAGTATACCAGGAAACGCCGtaggtaaaataattttgtaaagtgTTTGCCAGTGGCTCGCTCCTAAACCCAAAGAAGCTTGACGAGAAACAAAAGGTACGGACCGTATAGCCTCcacagtagc
Proteins encoded in this region:
- the LOC138694252 gene encoding chaperonin GroEL-like, translated to MPKLLSFDEESRQKLFTGVEKLAHAVKVTLGPKGRNVVLEKKFGAPNITNDGVTIAKEIELEDPFENMGASLIKEVATKTNDSAGDGTTTATVLAYNMIKHGLKVVAAGANPMDIKRGMEKAVAQSVEAIKKISRPVGDNKSIAQVATISANNDSFIGELIAKAMKEVGNEGVITPEEATSTETTLDLVLGLQFDRGYVSPYMVTNTDNMTANLDDAFILITDKKISSMKDLLPILEGIAQTRKPLLIIAEDIEGEALATLVLNKIRGTLNTVAVKAPGFGDRRKAMLEDIAIMTGGKVITEELGLELEKTTVEDLGKAKKISINKDNTTIVEGQGQETEIQARINQIKKLMEDSTSAYDKEKLQERLAKMAGGVAVIKIGAATEVEMKEKKARVEDALAATKAAVEEGIVPGGGVTTVRVAKELEALEASLTGDQKIGVSIVRKALEAPIRQIAENAGFDGAVIAERAKQEKENIGYDAQNNEWVNMLERGIIDPAKVERVAIENSASIAALFLTTECAVVDKPQEESAAPAMPGGMGGMGGMGGMY